Proteins encoded in a region of the Dreissena polymorpha isolate Duluth1 chromosome 6, UMN_Dpol_1.0, whole genome shotgun sequence genome:
- the LOC127836170 gene encoding complement C1q tumor necrosis factor-related protein 7-like — MEGRVDLIKGELQIPTIQFRAKLASSITVSSGQDVVFTRVEVNEGRGYDKGTGKFTASVAGLYHFAVHYCTQSSNWVSPEIVHNGKSLQTSTHYGASAQQCSSLQAYVVMSMGDMVWAISTPHYTSYFFHSDGWADNTFSGVLLHA, encoded by the exons ATGGAAGGCAGAGTTGACCTTATTAAAG GAGAGCTGCAGATCCCAACAATACAGTTCCGTGCCAAGCTCGCCTCCTCTATAACTGTCAGCAGTGGCCAAGATGTAGTGTTTACACGAGTGGAGGTCAACGAAGGTCGTGGCTATGACAAAGGAACAGGAAAGTTCACCGCCTCTGTTGCCGGTCTATACCACTTTGCCGTTCACTATTGCACTCAAAGTTCGAACTGGGTTTCACCGGAGATTGTACACAACGGCAAGTCTCTGCAAACGTCAACCCACTACGGGGCTTCTGCACAACAATGCTCGTCACTGCAGGCCTATGTCGTGATGTCCATGGGTGACATGGTCTGGGCGATATCTACACCCCATTACACTAGTTACTTTTTTCATTCTGACGGTTGGGCTGACAATACATTTTCTGGGGTACTGCTTCATGCATAA